Proteins from a genomic interval of Paenibacillus sp. FSL H8-0048:
- a CDS encoding DUF523 domain-containing protein, translating to MIIVSSCLAGMKVRYNGTDCLEQGIRQLLDSRQAVAVCPELLGGFSTPREPAEIIGGSGRDVLEGQARVVDRTGKDVTAMYVEGAYAALEQVRGLAATLVVLKENSPSCGSSRIYNGEFAGMKIPGEGVTTALLRLHGIEVISEEQLAARLPGIEG from the coding sequence ATGATTATCGTAAGCTCCTGCCTGGCAGGAATGAAGGTCAGATATAATGGAACGGATTGTCTGGAACAGGGCATCCGGCAGTTGCTGGACAGCCGGCAGGCGGTTGCTGTATGTCCCGAGCTGCTGGGCGGCTTCTCTACCCCGCGAGAACCGGCAGAGATTATAGGCGGCAGCGGCAGGGATGTGCTGGAGGGGCAGGCCCGGGTGGTTGACAGAACAGGGAAGGATGTAACCGCAATGTATGTAGAGGGTGCGTATGCCGCGCTGGAGCAGGTACGGGGCTTAGCTGCCACGCTTGTTGTCCTGAAGGAGAACAGCCCTTCCTGCGGCAGCTCCAGGATTTATAACGGAGAATTTGCGGGCATGAAAATCCCCGGAGAAGGGGTGACCACAGCTCTCCTGCGGCTGCATGGTATTGAAGTGATCTCCGAGGAGCAGCTCGCGGCGCGGTTACCGGGAATAGAGGGCTGA
- a CDS encoding PRC-barrel domain-containing protein, with protein sequence MKLQDMIGLTVYEVEEGTEVGEIIDIGLDSNWNITGIELESKSFFSSHVKVVAWDNIAAYGEDAVMIRNKESIVKVDADHISYTFLLGKNKLKDRQVLTASGTVLGRISDVYFDQKLGNTIVALEISDGLVTDLIEGRKWLPCSEEMTIGEDSVLVPAMSEERLQNAINIVNG encoded by the coding sequence ATGAAGCTGCAAGATATGATTGGCCTCACTGTGTATGAAGTTGAAGAGGGTACTGAAGTCGGTGAAATAATCGATATCGGACTGGATTCAAACTGGAATATTACGGGTATTGAACTGGAGAGCAAATCTTTTTTCTCTAGTCATGTGAAAGTTGTGGCATGGGATAATATTGCCGCTTATGGCGAAGATGCTGTCATGATCCGCAATAAAGAGTCGATTGTTAAGGTCGACGCTGACCATATATCCTACACTTTCCTCTTGGGAAAGAACAAATTGAAGGACAGGCAGGTGCTTACAGCATCGGGAACGGTGCTTGGGCGAATATCGGATGTTTATTTTGACCAAAAGTTGGGAAACACAATAGTAGCGCTGGAAATCAGTGACGGGCTTGTAACTGATTTGATCGAAGGCCGCAAATGGCTGCCTTGTTCTGAAGAGATGACTATCGGAGAGGATTCTGTACTGGTTCCCGCGATGAGTGAAGAACGGCTCCAAAATGCCATTAATATTGTTAACGGATAG
- a CDS encoding cysteine desulfurase family protein — protein sequence MKPIYLDHAASTPVHPEVAAVMYDMLLNEYGNASSVHQFGRSAKRIINGARDRIAGFLGCSPEEWVFTSGGTESDNLALFGAAYASASKGRHIITTAVEHHAVLHTCAELAGQGFEVTYLPVDSTGRVSLEDVESALREDTVLISIMYVNNEVGTVQPIEEIGRLAAERGVLVHVDGVQALGTLPLVLRDLPVDYMSFSAHKIGGPQGIGGLYVRRGAPLTPIQHGGLQERGRRAGTESLAHTAGFAKAVELVVQGLPGHHEQTLELRSTLLKELDKQVGAERYVVNGNEQHTVPGILNISFPGTGTDVLLMNLDMERIAAASGSACTSGSLEISHVLRAMKLPEELLNSAIRFSTGLGNTNEEMQVVAQKVGTVLSRLRTRD from the coding sequence ATGAAACCCATCTATTTGGACCACGCCGCCTCAACACCGGTTCATCCGGAGGTGGCAGCGGTTATGTATGATATGCTGTTGAACGAGTACGGCAATGCGTCCAGTGTGCACCAGTTCGGACGGTCTGCCAAGAGAATTATTAATGGGGCGCGCGACAGAATCGCGGGCTTTTTGGGCTGTTCTCCTGAGGAGTGGGTCTTCACAAGCGGCGGCACGGAGAGTGATAATCTTGCGCTGTTCGGCGCAGCCTATGCTTCTGCTTCCAAGGGTAGACATATCATTACTACAGCGGTTGAGCATCATGCAGTGCTGCATACCTGTGCGGAGCTTGCGGGGCAGGGCTTCGAGGTCACCTATCTTCCTGTTGATTCTACCGGCCGTGTCTCTCTGGAGGATGTGGAATCGGCTCTGCGCGAGGATACAGTACTGATTAGCATAATGTATGTGAATAATGAAGTGGGAACTGTACAGCCTATAGAAGAGATTGGCAGATTGGCGGCCGAAAGGGGTGTGCTTGTGCATGTAGATGGTGTACAAGCTCTGGGAACACTGCCCCTGGTGCTCCGCGACCTGCCGGTCGACTATATGAGCTTCTCGGCCCACAAGATCGGAGGTCCGCAGGGAATTGGAGGCTTGTACGTCCGGCGGGGCGCGCCGCTTACGCCAATACAGCATGGCGGACTTCAGGAGCGCGGCCGGCGGGCGGGCACGGAGAGTCTGGCTCATACCGCCGGGTTCGCCAAAGCCGTTGAACTGGTTGTGCAAGGGCTGCCGGGTCATCATGAGCAGACACTGGAGCTACGCAGCACGCTGCTGAAGGAGCTGGACAAGCAGGTCGGAGCAGAGCGATATGTCGTCAACGGAAATGAACAGCATACGGTGCCTGGAATCCTGAATATCAGCTTTCCCGGAACCGGAACAGATGTGCTGCTGATGAACCTGGACATGGAACGGATTGCGGCGGCCAGCGGCTCAGCCTGTACATCAGGATCTCTGGAAATCTCGCATGTTCTCCGGGCAATGAAGCTTCCGGAAGAACTTTTGAACTCGGCGATTCGCTTTAGTACAGGTTTGGGTAATACTAATGAAGAAATGCAGGTTGTTGCCCAAAAAGTTGGAACCGTTTTGAGCCGGCTGCGTACTAGAGACTAG